Part of the Sulfitobacter alexandrii genome, CAGGAAGTCTCCGAAGAGGTTGATGCCGAAGACCAGCATCATGATCGCCACGCCGGGAAAGACGGAGGTCCACCACAGGCCGCTGAACAGCACGTCGAAGCCGTTCTTGATGAGCAGGCCCAGAGAGGGCTGGGTGATCGGGACGCCGACACCGAGAAAGCTCAGGCTGGCCTCGATCAGCACGAAGGTGCCGACCTGGATCGTCGCGATCACGATCAGCGGGGTCAGGACGTTCGGCAGCACGTGCTTGCGGATGATCTTGGCATTCGGCAGGCCCGCGACCTTGGCGGCCTGCACGTATTCCTTTTCGATCTCGGACAGGGTCGAACCCCGCACGGTCCGGGCATAGACCACCCAGCCCACCGCCGTCAGGGCGATCAGCACCTTGTCGACTCCGGTGCCGACGGCGGACATCAGGAACAGCGCGATCAGGATGGAGGGGAAGGACAGTTGGATGTCCGCGATCCGCATGATGATCGAATCCACGATGCCGCCGTAGAACCCGGCGATCAGCCCCAGCAGGGTGCCGATGGTGCAGGAGGCGATCATCGCGACGATACCGATGAAGACCGATATCCGCGCGCCGTAGAGGATGGAGGCCCACACGTCCCGGCCCTGGCCGTCGGTTCCGAGCGGATAGCGCGCATCGCCCCCGTCGAGCCATACCGGAGGCTTGTAGCTGTCCATCAGGTCGAGAGACGCGATATCGTAGGGGTTCTGATCGACCAGGAACGGGCCGGCCAGCACCGCGAAGGCAAAGAGCGCCATCAGCGCGCTGCCGATGATGGCGGAGGCGCTGCGCTTGTAGTTGTGGAAGAATTCGGTGCGGAACACGCTGGTCATGGTCTTGTCCGTCTCATTTCAGGGTGATCCGCGGGTCGATCAGCGTGTAGACGAGATCCACCAGGAAGTTGATGACCACGAAGATCAGCGCCACGAGCATCAGGTAGACGACGATCACCGGGCGGTCGGCGCGATAGATCGAATCGATCAGCAGCTTGCCCATGCCGGGCCACGAAAAGATCGTTTCGGTGATGGTGGCGAAGGCAATCAGGTCGCCCAGTTGCAGGCCGAAGATCGTGACCACCGGGATCAGCGCGTTCTTGAGCCCGTGACGGTAGAGGACGTCCTTGCGGGTCACGCCCTTGGCGCGGGCGAATTTCATGAAGTCCTGCCGCGAGACCTCCATCATCCCGGCGCGGGTCATGCGCAGCAGAATGGCCATGGTGGCGAGCGACAGGGTGATCGCGGGCAGGGCGATGTGATGCCAGCCGTCCAGTGTCAGCAGGGAAATGCGCAAGCCGAAGATCTCTCCCGTGTCGCCCCGGCCGGACGAGGGAAAGACGCCCCAGTGCACCGCGAAGAGATAGATCAGCACCATGCCGACCCAGAAGCCCGGCAAAGAGATGCCCAGCAGCGATCCGGCCATGATGGTGCGGCTGATACGCCCGTTGGGGTTGGCCCCGGCGTAGACACCCAGAGGGATGGCGACGATCACGGCGAGCACCATGGCGACCAGAACCATCTCGACGGTCGCGGGCAGGCGTTCGAGGATCAGCGTCATCGCGGGCTGGCGGAACACGTAGGAGCGGCCGAAGTCGCCCTGAACGAGTGAAGAGATGAATTTCCAGTACTGGACCAGCAGCGATTCATCGAGCCCCAGCAGACGGCGGGCCTGTGCGATCTCGGCATCGGTGGCGTCGATCGGAACGACCATGAACACCGGGTCTCCGGTGAAGCTCATCATCATGAAGACGATCACGGACACGATCCAGAGGACAAGGATCATCTGGATGAGCCGTTTCAGCAGGTAGCCTAGCATGTGGTGGGACAGTCCAATCAGTCGGAATTACGAACCCCCGCCCGCGCGTGCGCCGGCGGGGGTCATGGCGATGTGGAGGCTTATTCGACGTCCATGTCGTAGGCCCAGATGAACTTGTCGGTGCGCGGCTCGAGGGTGACACCGTCACGCACGCCGTAGATGTCCTGCTCGTAGTGGAGCGGGATCATCGGGATTTCCGCCATCAGCAGCTTGGTGGCTTCCTGCAGGATCTCGTCGCGCTTCTCGAGGCTGGGTGTCGCGTCCGCCTCGTCGACAAGCTTGTCGAGCTCCGCGTTGGAGAAGGAGCCGCGGTTGACCTGGCCGTAGCCTTCACGCTTGTCGCGGGTGTAGAACAGCGCGCCGTACATGGAGCCCGCATCGCCGGCCGGCACGTCCCAGCCCGACATGATGAAGCTTGAGTTCTCGGTCGGTACGCGGATGTAGCCCCAGAAGTTGGACTTCGGCATGATGTTGAGGTTCAGCGTGATGCCCACCTTGGCCAGCATCGATGCCAGCGCCTGCGCGATCTGAGCGTCGTTGACATAGCGGTTGTTCGTGGCGTCGAGCGTCATGGTGAAACCGTCGGGGTAGCCCGCTTCGGCCAGCAGTTCCTTGGATTTCTCGATATCCATCGGATACATCTCGCGGAAGTTCATCCCGTCGACGTAGCCGGTGTGGGACGCCGGAACGAATTGCTCGGACGGGGTCGCAAGGCCGTTCATGACGATCTTGTTGATGGCGTCGACGTCGATCGCCCGCGCGATGGCCTCGCGCACGCGCTGGTCGGTCATCGGGTTGTCACCCTCGATGGTCGGGGACTTTTCGCGCGTGTCCATCGCCAGCACGACGTTCAGCAGGCTGGGGCGGGTGATGACCTCGAACCCTTCCTCGTTGCGCACACGCTCCACATCGCGGACCGCGAGATCCTGGATCACGTCCACCTCGCCGGTGAGCAGCGCCGCGGTGCGGGTGGCGGGGTTGGTGATCGGTCGGAAGGTCACGGTCTTGATCTTGGGCGCGCCGGCCCAGTATTCGTCGAAGGCGCTCAGGACCAGCTTTTCTTCCTTGATCCATTCTTCAAGCATGTAGGGACCGGTGCCCATGGGCTTGAGGTCCATCTGCTCGTCGCCGGTCTCGGTGGTGTATTCCTCGTCGAGGATCAGCACTTCGGCCAGGTCGTTCGGCAGAACGGCGTAGGGCTGCGGGGTGGTGATCTCGACCGTCAGGTCGTCGATCGCCTTGATTTCCGCGATGTTGGCCACAAGGTCGGGGCGGATGGATTCGCGCGCCTTGTTGACGGTGAAAACCACGTCGTCGGCGGTGAAGGCGTTGCCGTTGTGAAAGGTCACACCCTCGCGCAGCTTGAACCGCCATGTCGTGTCATCGACGTTCTCCCAGCTTTCGGCGAGACCGGGGCCGAAGGTCAGGTCGGCGCTGCGCTTCACCAGCGGGTCGTACAGGTGGTAGTACATGATGTTGGATGACAGCTCCTCGCCCGCGAGGGGGTAGAGGTGGCTGGGGTCTGCGGTCAGGCCGATGGTGACGGACTTTTCCTGGGCGACGGCCCCCGTGGCGGCCAGGATGGCCACCCCGACGGCACCGGCGCGCAGCGCGGATTGGGACAGGTATTTCATGTAAGCTCCTCTTGCTGGATCAGGGTTTCGGGCGATTCTTGCGCCCTTGGTTGTTGTTTTCTTGTCTTTGGAAGGGGCCGTATCAGTGGCCCGGCTTCGCGGTCTGGACCTCGATCTGGTAACCTTCGGGGTCGGTCATCGCGAAGGCGCGGATGCCCAGCTCCTCGCTGTCGCGCAGCTCCGTCAGCCCGCCCACGCCCTGGGATTTGACCCAGTCGTACCAGGCGTCGACATCGGGCACGCGCAGGCAAAGCTGCACCGTCTTCTGTTCGGCCCATTTCTGCATGCCCCGTGTTTCGTCCACGAGCCCGACGTGGGCCACGCCCTCGATCCCGTAGATCTTGGACCAGCCCTGGTCGATCGCCAGTTCGAAGCCGAGGACGTTCTCGTAGAACGCCATCGCGCGCGGGATGTCGCGGTAATACTGGAACGTGATCGCCTTGATGACGCCGTCACGGGGCCGCGATGGGCTGTCTGCAGTCATGTGATTTCTCACCTTCGTCATGTTGGTATCCAGATGGTATACACACCGCATGCACTGTCAACAGCCCTTGCGCGGAAATTCCGCGCGGCGGCTGCCGGGGCGGTCAGAACGGGTGATTGATCCGTGAAATGATCGATTCGCGGACATTCGTCAGGTGCAGTTTCATGGCCGCGGCCGCCTCTTCGGGGTCCTGGCCCGTGATCGCGTCGATGATGGCCAGATGCTCGTGGCAGCCGGGCAGGAGCCGGTCGGGGATCGAGCCTTGGTCGAACATGCGTGTCTTGTTCTTAAGTCCTTCAATCAACTCGCAAAGAAGCTTCGACCCGGCAAGGCGCGCGATCTCCAGATGGAGGTGCGAATCGAGGTCGGAATGTGCCCGCGAATCGGGGCGCGGACCCTCTATGAAGCCGGCGATCCGGCTTCGGATCGGCAGCAGCGTTTCGGCGGAACGTATGGAAAGTGCTGCTTTTTTAGCCGTTTCGCATTCCAGCAGGCTGCGCGCGTGCAGGATCTCCATGATCTCGCTCAGGGATACCCGGCTGACGACGGGGGTGCTGCCATTCGCGCGGGTGGCCAGCCCTTCGCTGATCAACTGTCCGATGGCTTCGCGGACCGGGGTGCGCGAGACGCCGAGCTGGTCCGCGAACTTCTTTTCCCGCAGCAGGGTGCCCGGTTCCAGCGTGCCGTCGAGGATCATCGCCTTCATGCGCTGAAAGGTCGTATCCCCAAGAGTTTGCACTGTTTCGACCATCGCACTCGCCTTCTCGTTAACGGACAGATACCAGATTACCGGTCGTCACCATGATAGTTGTTTGCAAATGGTATACACTCGGTATTTTATTTAGCCAAACATTGGATCGAGGTTGGCATGGCAAATTCACGATACGACACGGTGATCACGGGTGGCACGGTGGTCACGCCCGAGGGCATCCGGCAGGCGGATGTGGCGATCGACGGGGGGCGGATCGCCGCCATCGGGGACGACCTTGCGGCACGGGGCACAGATCTGATCGACGCGGGCGACCGCATCGTTCTGCCCGGCGGCGTGGACACCCACTGCCATATCGAACAGGTTTCGGGCGCGGGCCTGCTGAACGCGGACACTTTCGAGACCGCCACGCGGTCCGCCGCGTTCGGCGGCACCACGACGGTCGTTTCCTTTGCCGCGCAGCATCCGGGGCAGCGGGTGGGGCAGGTGGTAGCGGATTATGCCGTGCTGGCGGAAAAGGGCGCGATCACCGATTACGCGTTTCACATGATCGTTGCCGACACGGGCAACGGCAATCTGGCGGAAGATATCCCCGCACTGATCGCGCAGGGGCACCGGTCGATCAAGGTTTTCACGACCTACGACAAGGTTCGGCTGGACGACAAATCCATCCTCGACATCCTCGATGTCGCGCGGCGGGACGGCGCGCTGGTCTGTTTTCATGCCGAGAACGACGGACTGATCCGCAACGCGACCGAGAAACTGCTTGCCGCGGGCAAGACCGCGCCGAAGTACCACGCGCAATCGCATCCCCGCGAAGCGGAGAT contains:
- a CDS encoding ABC transporter permease produces the protein MTSVFRTEFFHNYKRSASAIIGSALMALFAFAVLAGPFLVDQNPYDIASLDLMDSYKPPVWLDGGDARYPLGTDGQGRDVWASILYGARISVFIGIVAMIASCTIGTLLGLIAGFYGGIVDSIIMRIADIQLSFPSILIALFLMSAVGTGVDKVLIALTAVGWVVYARTVRGSTLSEIEKEYVQAAKVAGLPNAKIIRKHVLPNVLTPLIVIATIQVGTFVLIEASLSFLGVGVPITQPSLGLLIKNGFDVLFSGLWWTSVFPGVAIMMLVFGINLFGDFLRDELNPRLK
- a CDS encoding ABC transporter permease, with the translated sequence MLGYLLKRLIQMILVLWIVSVIVFMMMSFTGDPVFMVVPIDATDAEIAQARRLLGLDESLLVQYWKFISSLVQGDFGRSYVFRQPAMTLILERLPATVEMVLVAMVLAVIVAIPLGVYAGANPNGRISRTIMAGSLLGISLPGFWVGMVLIYLFAVHWGVFPSSGRGDTGEIFGLRISLLTLDGWHHIALPAITLSLATMAILLRMTRAGMMEVSRQDFMKFARAKGVTRKDVLYRHGLKNALIPVVTIFGLQLGDLIAFATITETIFSWPGMGKLLIDSIYRADRPVIVVYLMLVALIFVVINFLVDLVYTLIDPRITLK
- a CDS encoding ABC transporter substrate-binding protein, whose amino-acid sequence is MKYLSQSALRAGAVGVAILAATGAVAQEKSVTIGLTADPSHLYPLAGEELSSNIMYYHLYDPLVKRSADLTFGPGLAESWENVDDTTWRFKLREGVTFHNGNAFTADDVVFTVNKARESIRPDLVANIAEIKAIDDLTVEITTPQPYAVLPNDLAEVLILDEEYTTETGDEQMDLKPMGTGPYMLEEWIKEEKLVLSAFDEYWAGAPKIKTVTFRPITNPATRTAALLTGEVDVIQDLAVRDVERVRNEEGFEVITRPSLLNVVLAMDTREKSPTIEGDNPMTDQRVREAIARAIDVDAINKIVMNGLATPSEQFVPASHTGYVDGMNFREMYPMDIEKSKELLAEAGYPDGFTMTLDATNNRYVNDAQIAQALASMLAKVGITLNLNIMPKSNFWGYIRVPTENSSFIMSGWDVPAGDAGSMYGALFYTRDKREGYGQVNRGSFSNAELDKLVDEADATPSLEKRDEILQEATKLLMAEIPMIPLHYEQDIYGVRDGVTLEPRTDKFIWAYDMDVE
- a CDS encoding VOC family protein; this translates as MTADSPSRPRDGVIKAITFQYYRDIPRAMAFYENVLGFELAIDQGWSKIYGIEGVAHVGLVDETRGMQKWAEQKTVQLCLRVPDVDAWYDWVKSQGVGGLTELRDSEELGIRAFAMTDPEGYQIEVQTAKPGH
- a CDS encoding GntR family transcriptional regulator, with translation MKAMILDGTLEPGTLLREKKFADQLGVSRTPVREAIGQLISEGLATRANGSTPVVSRVSLSEIMEILHARSLLECETAKKAALSIRSAETLLPIRSRIAGFIEGPRPDSRAHSDLDSHLHLEIARLAGSKLLCELIEGLKNKTRMFDQGSIPDRLLPGCHEHLAIIDAITGQDPEEAAAAMKLHLTNVRESIISRINHPF